One genomic segment of Pantanalinema sp. includes these proteins:
- a CDS encoding EAL domain-containing protein, with translation MLDKKLHVSSECAPLTSLHATGGRLLLGFPTDRSLRQVMRHLEGAGQAYHYLEEEQCIWLPVGPGLHRAVMEAFDAALRPEIQEEVRALFLTGSDEPVFTDFARVTSLKDLITRSLSGWLLDLLLEERLTSHFQPIVHAADTSNIFAHEALMRGIEPDGRLAFPNQILALARRADLIDQLDLLARRTAIREARRYGIDRHVFINFNPGGIDDPAVSLRSTVQAVDEAQIPREHVVFELVESDHTRDLAHLKAIVSYWRDAGFSVALDDLGAGHSTLNLLHQLRPDYVKLDMALIRDVHLDPYKALITGKILEIAQQLGIQTVAEGVEVIEELEWIREHGATFVQGYLIARPTLPPVVATPLIPKRQTKSA, from the coding sequence ATGCTCGACAAGAAGCTTCACGTCTCCTCCGAGTGCGCGCCCCTGACGTCCCTTCACGCCACCGGCGGGCGCCTCCTCCTGGGCTTCCCCACCGACCGCAGCCTGCGCCAGGTCATGCGCCACCTGGAAGGTGCCGGGCAAGCCTACCACTACCTGGAAGAGGAGCAGTGCATCTGGCTTCCCGTGGGCCCGGGCCTGCACCGGGCCGTGATGGAGGCGTTCGACGCGGCCCTGCGGCCCGAAATCCAGGAAGAGGTCCGGGCCCTGTTCCTGACCGGGAGCGACGAGCCGGTGTTCACTGACTTCGCCCGGGTCACCTCCTTGAAGGATCTCATCACCCGCTCCTTGTCCGGCTGGCTGCTGGACCTGCTGCTCGAGGAGCGCCTCACCAGCCACTTCCAGCCCATCGTTCATGCCGCCGATACCTCCAACATCTTCGCCCACGAGGCCCTGATGCGGGGAATCGAGCCTGATGGGCGGCTGGCCTTTCCCAACCAGATCCTCGCGCTGGCGCGCAGGGCGGACCTCATCGATCAGCTGGACCTCTTGGCAAGGCGCACGGCCATCCGCGAGGCGCGCCGCTACGGCATCGACCGCCACGTCTTCATCAACTTCAACCCAGGCGGCATCGACGACCCCGCCGTCTCCCTGCGCAGCACCGTCCAGGCCGTGGACGAGGCCCAGATCCCGCGCGAGCACGTGGTGTTCGAGCTGGTCGAGTCCGACCACACGCGCGACCTGGCGCACCTCAAGGCCATCGTCTCCTACTGGCGCGACGCCGGCTTCAGCGTTGCCCTCGACGACCTGGGCGCCGGCCACTCGACCCTCAACCTCCTGCATCAGCTGCGACCCGACTACGTCAAGCTGGACATGGCCCTCATCCGGGACGTCCACCTGGACCCCTACAAGGCCCTCATCACCGGCAAGATCCTCGAGATCGCCCAGCAGCTCGGCATCCAGACCGTCGCCGAGGGCGTCGAGGTCATCGAGGAGCTGGAGTGGATCCGCGAGCACGGCGCCACCTTCGTCCAGGGCTACTTGATCGCCAGGCCCACCCTGCCCCCGGTCGTCGCGACGCCGCTCATCCCGAAGCGGCAGACCAAGAGCGCCTAA
- a CDS encoding HU family DNA-binding protein: MNKEELVSAIAKEANLSKAVAEQALNATVTSITKALAAGDKVTLVGFGTFEVRDRAAREGRNPKTGETLKIDAKRVPAWSAGKAVKDAVESKK; the protein is encoded by the coding sequence ATGAACAAAGAAGAACTCGTCAGCGCCATCGCCAAGGAAGCGAACCTGAGCAAGGCCGTGGCCGAGCAGGCCCTCAACGCCACCGTCACCTCGATCACCAAGGCCCTCGCCGCCGGCGACAAGGTCACCCTGGTCGGCTTCGGCACCTTCGAAGTGCGCGATCGCGCCGCCCGCGAGGGCCGCAACCCCAAGACCGGCGAGACCCTCAAGATCGACGCCAAGCGCGTTCCCGCCTGGTCGGCCGGCAAGGCCGTCAAGGACGCGGTCGAGAGCAAGAAGTAA
- a CDS encoding DEAD/DEAH box helicase produces the protein MPTFAELAIAPFLVEALERMRLTEPTEVQATAIPLVMEGKDVLIQSQTGTGKTLAFLLPVLSRLKPEDRTVQAIIAVPTRELGMQIFHELTRLLEGTGLVAQQLIGGANVRHQIERLKKKPHLVVGTPGRLAELINDGKLKTQATRLLVLDEVDHLLDPTFKTDLIRVLKSVSRDRQTLFASATITPEVREVAERWMKDPEHVHVAASYKLPPNLSHAYMEVEGHKTDALRKLIHACQPKAAMVFVNSSKQTEEIVGKLSFKGLKAAALHGGAHKLDRGAILKAFREGQIQVLVTSEMGARGLDFSHLTHVFNLDLPTDAEHYLHRAGRAGRMGREGLVVSLVTPAERFVVEKLGKALDLSIAPVALKFGQLVGADGKQA, from the coding sequence TTGCCCACCTTCGCAGAACTCGCGATCGCCCCCTTCCTGGTCGAGGCGCTGGAGCGCATGCGGCTCACCGAGCCGACCGAGGTCCAGGCCACCGCCATCCCCCTGGTCATGGAAGGCAAGGACGTCCTCATCCAGTCGCAGACCGGCACGGGCAAGACCCTGGCCTTCCTCCTGCCGGTGCTGAGCCGCCTCAAGCCCGAGGATCGCACCGTCCAGGCCATCATCGCCGTGCCCACCCGCGAGCTGGGCATGCAGATCTTCCACGAGCTCACGCGGCTGCTCGAGGGCACCGGGCTCGTCGCCCAGCAGCTGATCGGGGGGGCCAACGTCCGCCACCAGATCGAGCGCCTCAAGAAGAAGCCGCACCTGGTGGTGGGCACCCCGGGGCGCCTCGCGGAGCTCATCAACGACGGCAAGCTCAAGACCCAGGCCACCCGCCTGCTGGTGCTCGACGAGGTCGATCACTTGCTCGACCCCACCTTCAAGACCGATCTGATCCGGGTGCTCAAGTCGGTCTCGCGCGATCGCCAGACCCTCTTCGCGTCGGCGACCATCACCCCCGAGGTGCGGGAAGTCGCCGAGCGCTGGATGAAGGATCCCGAGCACGTCCACGTGGCGGCCAGCTACAAGCTGCCCCCCAACCTCTCGCACGCGTACATGGAGGTCGAGGGCCACAAGACCGACGCCCTGCGCAAGCTGATCCATGCCTGCCAGCCCAAGGCCGCCATGGTCTTCGTCAACTCGAGCAAGCAGACCGAGGAAATCGTCGGCAAGCTGAGCTTCAAGGGCCTCAAGGCCGCCGCCCTGCACGGCGGCGCGCACAAGCTGGACCGCGGCGCCATCCTCAAGGCCTTCCGCGAGGGCCAGATCCAGGTGCTGGTCACCAGCGAGATGGGCGCGCGGGGGCTCGATTTCTCCCACCTGACCCACGTCTTCAACCTGGACCTTCCGACCGACGCCGAGCACTACCTGCACCGCGCCGGCCGCGCCGGGCGCATGGGCCGCGAGGGGCTGGTCGTCTCGCTGGTGACCCCGGCCGAGCGCTTCGTGGTCGAGAAGCTCGGCAAGGCCCTCGACCTCTCGATCGCGCCGGTGGCCCTCAAGTTCG
- a CDS encoding endonuclease, whose protein sequence is MLKKSVLIALGLATALAGCALPSGLSTAGGSTGSKARASGIPAEYYAKAQTAEGQQLLAALHAIVTPHKDLGYDQGRDLMFGSVDDLDNDNVVVGVYDGTRRPGISDRGSASSKDMNAEHTWPQSKGATNAAKADLHHLFPADMELNARRGSYPFGEVLTPTYVTPEADAQGEHSRLGPNAGGKIVFEPRPSERGNVARALLYFYTCYAVKPTSVNVSLDNFRVELPVILKWHQQDPVDAAERDRNDAVYEVQKNRNPYVDHPEYVAKIGAGWGL, encoded by the coding sequence ATGCTCAAGAAGTCCGTCCTGATTGCCCTCGGGCTTGCGACCGCGCTTGCGGGCTGCGCCCTTCCTTCCGGCCTCTCGACGGCCGGCGGCTCGACCGGGAGCAAGGCCCGCGCGAGCGGCATCCCCGCGGAGTACTACGCCAAGGCCCAGACGGCCGAGGGCCAGCAACTCCTCGCGGCGCTCCATGCCATCGTCACCCCCCACAAGGACCTGGGCTACGACCAGGGCCGCGACCTGATGTTCGGCTCGGTGGACGACCTCGACAACGACAACGTGGTCGTCGGCGTCTACGACGGCACGCGCCGCCCCGGCATCTCCGATCGGGGCTCGGCGAGCAGCAAGGACATGAACGCCGAGCACACCTGGCCCCAGAGCAAGGGCGCCACCAACGCAGCCAAGGCGGATCTTCACCACCTCTTCCCCGCCGACATGGAGCTCAACGCCCGCCGCGGCAGCTATCCCTTCGGCGAGGTCCTGACCCCCACCTACGTCACGCCCGAGGCGGACGCTCAAGGCGAGCACAGCCGCCTTGGCCCCAACGCCGGCGGCAAGATCGTCTTCGAGCCCCGGCCGAGCGAGCGGGGCAACGTCGCCCGCGCCCTGCTGTACTTCTACACCTGCTACGCGGTGAAGCCCACCAGCGTCAACGTGTCGCTCGACAACTTCCGCGTCGAGCTGCCCGTGATCCTCAAGTGGCACCAGCAGGACCCGGTCGATGCCGCCGAGCGCGATCGCAACGACGCCGTCTACGAGGTCCAGAAGAATCGCAACCCGTACGTCGATCACCCCGAGTACGTGGCCAAGATCGGCGCCGGCTGGGGGCTTTGA